The following are encoded in a window of Rosa chinensis cultivar Old Blush chromosome 4, RchiOBHm-V2, whole genome shotgun sequence genomic DNA:
- the LOC121052467 gene encoding uncharacterized protein LOC121052467 isoform X2, whose amino-acid sequence MLCHLHCSKANVHGIAVGNPEVVPAVHEPVQDSCTCWGCSGCSSTNCSGYAPVDMDGSGKIPLPPLKERPRRRWVLPRFRNELPDPSAQPKLMSMKKDKDQ is encoded by the exons ATGCTTTGCCATTTGCATTGTTCGAAGGCCAATGTTCACGGGATTGCTGTTGGGAATCCTGAGGTTGTTCCGGCTGTTCATGAGCCAGTGCAGGATTCATGCACTTGCTGGG GTTGTTCCGGCTGTTCATCAACCAATTGCAGTGGATATGCACCAGTTGATATG GATGGATCTGGAAAaattcctcttcctcctctgaaGGAGAGACCCAGAAGGAGGTGGGTTCTGCCAAG ATTCCGGAACGAACTTCCAGATCCAAGTGCACAACCCAAGCTCATGTCCATGAAGAAAGACAAAGATCAGTAA
- the LOC121052467 gene encoding uncharacterized protein LOC121052467 isoform X1: MFTGLLLGILRLFRLFMSQCRIHALAGVIHEPVQDSCTCWGCSGCSSTNCSGYAPVDMDGSGKIPLPPLKERPRRRWVLPRFRNELPDPSAQPKLMSMKKDKDQ; encoded by the exons ATGTTCACGGGATTGCTGTTGGGAATCCTGAGGTTGTTCCGGCTGTTCATGAGCCAGTGCAGGATTCATGCACTTGCTGGGGTAATTCATGAGCCAGTGCAGGATTCATGCACTTGCTGGG GTTGTTCCGGCTGTTCATCAACCAATTGCAGTGGATATGCACCAGTTGATATG GATGGATCTGGAAAaattcctcttcctcctctgaaGGAGAGACCCAGAAGGAGGTGGGTTCTGCCAAG ATTCCGGAACGAACTTCCAGATCCAAGTGCACAACCCAAGCTCATGTCCATGAAGAAAGACAAAGATCAGTAA
- the LOC121052467 gene encoding uncharacterized protein LOC121052467 isoform X3, which translates to MFTGLLLGILRLFRLFMSQCRIHALAGVIHEPVQDSCTCWGCSGCSSTNCSGYAPVDMDGSGKIPLPPLKERPRRRFRNELPDPSAQPKLMSMKKDKDQ; encoded by the exons ATGTTCACGGGATTGCTGTTGGGAATCCTGAGGTTGTTCCGGCTGTTCATGAGCCAGTGCAGGATTCATGCACTTGCTGGGGTAATTCATGAGCCAGTGCAGGATTCATGCACTTGCTGGG GTTGTTCCGGCTGTTCATCAACCAATTGCAGTGGATATGCACCAGTTGATATG GATGGATCTGGAAAaattcctcttcctcctctgaaGGAGAGACCCAGAAGGAG ATTCCGGAACGAACTTCCAGATCCAAGTGCACAACCCAAGCTCATGTCCATGAAGAAAGACAAAGATCAGTAA